A stretch of the Agelaius phoeniceus isolate bAgePho1 chromosome 1, bAgePho1.hap1, whole genome shotgun sequence genome encodes the following:
- the MC5R gene encoding melanocortin receptor 5 isoform X1, whose translation MNTSSQFNVSELNLSAFSSNFTVPTAKSKSSPCEQVVISAEVFLTLGIVSLLENILVICAIVKNKNLHSPMYFFVCSLAVADMLVSVSNAWETITIYLINNRHIIMEDAFVRHIDNVFDSMICISVVASMCSLLAIAVDRYITIFYALRYHNIMTVKRSGLIIACIWTFCTGCGIIFILYYESTYVVICLITMFFTMLFLMVSLYIHMFLLARTHVKKIAALPGYNSVRQRTSMKGAITLTMLLGIFIVCWAPFFLHLILMISCPQNLYCVCFMSHFNMYLILIMCNSVIDPLIYAFRSQEMRKTFKEIICCYSLRMLCGLSNKY comes from the coding sequence ATGAACACATCCTCTCAATTCAATGTTTCTGAACTAAACCTGAGTGCCTTCAGTAGCAACTTTACTGTGCCTACTGCGAAGAGCAAGTCATCGCCATGTGAGCAAGTGGTCATCTCAGCTGAGGTGTTCCTAACTCTGGGCATTGTAAGCCTCCTTGAAAACATACTAGTTATATGTGCAATAGTTAAGAACAAGAACTTGCACTCACccatgtatttttttgtttgcagttTAGCAGTGGCTGACATGCTGGTTAGTGTGTCTAATGCTTGGGAGACCATAACCATATACTTAATAAACAATAGACACATCATCATGGAAGATGCCTTTGTCCGTCATATAGACAATGTCTTTGATTCCATGATCTGCATATCTGTGGTGGCTTCCATGTGCAGTTTGCTGGCTATAGCAGTAGACAGATATATCACTATCTTCTATGCCCTGCGTTATCACAACATCATGACAGTGAAAAGGTCGGGGCTCATCATTGCATGCATCTGGACCTTTTGCACGGGCTGTGGCATTATCTTCATTCTTTACTATGAATCAACTTACGTGGTCATTTGTCTCATCACTATGTTTTTTACCATGTTGTTCCTCATGGTCTCACTGTACATCCATATGTTCCTCCTGGCTCGTACTCATGTGAAGAAAATCGCAGCTTTGCCTGGGTACAACTCTGTCCGTCAAAGAACCAGCATGAAAGGAGCCATCACTCTGACTATGCTTCTTGGCATCTTCATTGTTTGCTGGGCTCCATTCTTCCTTCATCTCATCCTGATGATCTCCTGCCCTCAAAACCTCTACTGTGTTTGCTTCATGTCTCACTTCAATATGTACCTCATCCTCATTATGTGCAACTCGGTGATCGACCCCTTGATCTACGCCTTTCGTAGCCAGGAAATGAGGAAGACCTTCAAAGAGATAATTTGTTGCTATAGCCTGAGAATGCTCTGTGGCTTATCAAACAAATATTAA
- the MC5R gene encoding melanocortin receptor 5 isoform X2 — protein sequence MLVSVSNAWETITIYLINNRHIIMEDAFVRHIDNVFDSMICISVVASMCSLLAIAVDRYITIFYALRYHNIMTVKRSGLIIACIWTFCTGCGIIFILYYESTYVVICLITMFFTMLFLMVSLYIHMFLLARTHVKKIAALPGYNSVRQRTSMKGAITLTMLLGIFIVCWAPFFLHLILMISCPQNLYCVCFMSHFNMYLILIMCNSVIDPLIYAFRSQEMRKTFKEIICCYSLRMLCGLSNKY from the coding sequence ATGCTGGTTAGTGTGTCTAATGCTTGGGAGACCATAACCATATACTTAATAAACAATAGACACATCATCATGGAAGATGCCTTTGTCCGTCATATAGACAATGTCTTTGATTCCATGATCTGCATATCTGTGGTGGCTTCCATGTGCAGTTTGCTGGCTATAGCAGTAGACAGATATATCACTATCTTCTATGCCCTGCGTTATCACAACATCATGACAGTGAAAAGGTCGGGGCTCATCATTGCATGCATCTGGACCTTTTGCACGGGCTGTGGCATTATCTTCATTCTTTACTATGAATCAACTTACGTGGTCATTTGTCTCATCACTATGTTTTTTACCATGTTGTTCCTCATGGTCTCACTGTACATCCATATGTTCCTCCTGGCTCGTACTCATGTGAAGAAAATCGCAGCTTTGCCTGGGTACAACTCTGTCCGTCAAAGAACCAGCATGAAAGGAGCCATCACTCTGACTATGCTTCTTGGCATCTTCATTGTTTGCTGGGCTCCATTCTTCCTTCATCTCATCCTGATGATCTCCTGCCCTCAAAACCTCTACTGTGTTTGCTTCATGTCTCACTTCAATATGTACCTCATCCTCATTATGTGCAACTCGGTGATCGACCCCTTGATCTACGCCTTTCGTAGCCAGGAAATGAGGAAGACCTTCAAAGAGATAATTTGTTGCTATAGCCTGAGAATGCTCTGTGGCTTATCAAACAAATATTAA